In Helicoverpa zea isolate HzStark_Cry1AcR chromosome 3, ilHelZeax1.1, whole genome shotgun sequence, the following proteins share a genomic window:
- the LOC124645671 gene encoding proteasome subunit beta type-7 — MASILVPEVPAPGFSFENCQRNAFLANKGFPAPTATKTGTTIVGIIFADGVILGADTRATENTVVSDKNCQKIHYLAGNMYCCGAGTAADTEMTTQTVASQLELQRLHTGRTVPVETAATLLKRMLFRYQGYIGAALVLGGVDRTGPHIYCIYPHGSVDKLPYATMGSGSLAAMAVFEAGWKPNMSEEEGKKLVRDAIAAGIFNDLGSGSNVDLCVIRGTGPAQYLRTYEEANVKGRKQGSYRYALGTTAVLKQRVIPLEVTSVNICCPQPMEVEPSHSRR; from the exons ATGGCTTCCATCCTTGTACCAGAAGTCCCAGCTCCAGGATTCTCATTTGAGAACTGCCAACG AAATGCATTCTTGGCCAACAAAGGATTCCCGGCCCCTACAGCGACTAAAACCGGTACCACCATCGTGGGTATTATCTTCGCCGATGGTGTAATTCTCGGGGCTGACACAAGGGCTACTGAAAATACTGTTGTATCTGACAAAAACTGccaaaaaatacattacttGGCAGGCAATATGTATTGTTGTGGTGCCGGCACTGCTGCTGATACCGAGATGACTACACAAACTGTCGCATCGCAATTAGAGTTGCAGAGACTGCATACAGGGCGCACAGTCCCCGTGGAGACGGCGGCGACTTTATTGAAGCGTATGCTGTTCCGTTACCAAGGTTACATTGGTGCTGCTTTAGTTCTTGGTGGTGTTGATAGAACTGGTCCTCATATCTACTGCATTTACCCTCATGGATCGGTTGATAAATTACCATATGCAACTATGG GTTCTGGATCCCTGGCTGCCATGGCAGTGTTTGAAGCTGGTTGGAAACCAAACATGAGCGAGGAAGAAGGAAAAAAACTGGTCCGTGATGCAATTGCTGCCGGTATCTTCAATGATCTGGGATCAGGTTCCAATGTGGACTTGTGTGTCATTCGTGGCACTGGACCTGCTCAGTACCTCAGGACTTATGAGGAAGCCAATGTTAAg GGTAGGAAGCAAGGCTCATACAGATATGCTCTGGGCACTACAGCTGTGCTGAAACAACGTGTCATTCCCCTGGAGGTGACGTCAGTGAACATCTGCTGTCCCCAACCCATGGAAGTGGAACCTTCACACAGTCGCCGTTAA
- the LOC124645670 gene encoding dnaJ homolog shv isoform X1 → MQSNTAYICLIYLTSALVLTLAGRDFYQILGVSRSATTNEIKKAYRKLAKALHPDKNQDDPDASQKFQDLGAAYEALSDPEKRELYDRCGEDCLKKDGMMNNNDPFASFFGDFGFHFGGEPQQHETPRGADIVMDITVTLEELYNGNFIEITRNKPVIKPASGTRKCNCRQEMVTRNLGPGRFQMMQQTVCDECPNVKLVNEERLLEIEVEVGAPDGHKSRLRGEGEPHMDGEPGDLIFVFSTERHPQYTRKGDDLYTNVTISLQDALTGFTMELVHLDGHKVTVSRDKVTWSGARVRKKGEGMPNFENNNLHGNLYITFDIDFPKQDFTDDEKEALRKILKQSPNNKIYNGL, encoded by the exons ATGCAAAGTAACACTGCTTATATATGTTTAATTTATCTAACGTCTGCGTTAGTACTGACGTTGGCCGGTCGGGACTTTTATCAAATCCTTGGTGTATCTCGGTCTGCAACCACGAATGAAATCAAAAAAGCTTACAGAAAATTAGCAAAAGCTCTGCATCCAGACAAAAATCAAGATGATCCCGACGCTTCACAAAAGTTCCAAGATCTCGGTGCAGCGTACGAGGCTCTTTCGGACCCTGAAAAGCGTGAGCTATATGACCGTTGCGGTGAGGATTGCCTGAAGAAAGATGGCATGATGAATAACAATGATCCTTTTGCCAGTTTCTTTGGAGATTTTGGTTTCCACTTTGGTGGTGAGCCACAACAACACGAAACACCACGAGGGGCGGATATCGTCATGGATATCACTGTCACCCTGGAAGAACTATATAATGGAAATTTCATTGAG ATAACCAGAAATAAGCCTGTCATAAAACCAGCGTCAGGGACACGTAAATGTAACTGCAGACAGGAGATGGTCACCAGGAATCTTGGTCCTGGCCGCTTCCAGATGATGCAACAAACTGTATGTGATGAATGTCCTAATGTGAAATTGGTGAATGAAGAGAGGCTACTAGAGATAGAG GTAGAAGTAGGTGCACCAGATGGTCATAAGTCCAGGTTACGAGGTGAGGGTGAACCACACATGGACGGAGAGCCTGGTGATCTCATATTTGTGTTCTCAACAGAGAGGCACCCACAGTACACGCGCAAGGGAGATGATCTCTACACCAATGTCACTATAAGTCTACAG GATGCACTTACTGGTTTTACAATGGAATTGGTTCACTTGGATGGTCACAAAGTGACAGTATCCCGTGATAAAGTAACGTGGTCAGGAGCCCGTGTCCGCAAGAAGGGTGAAGGCATGCCTAATTTCGAAAACAACAACCTTCATGGAAATCTCTACATCACCTTTGACATTGACTTCCCAAAACAAGACTTCACAGATGATGAAAAAGAAG CTCTAAGGAAAATACTAAAACAATcaccaaataataaaatatacaatggACTATAG
- the LOC124645670 gene encoding dnaJ homolog shv isoform X2 produces the protein MQSNTAYICLIYLTSALVLTLAGRDFYQILGVSRSATTNEIKKAYRKLAKALHPDKNQDDPDASQKFQDLGAAYEALSDPEKRELYDRCGEDCLKKDGMMNNNDPFASFFGDFGFHFGGEPQQHETPRGADIVMDITVTLEELYNGNFIEITRNKPVIKPASGTRKCNCRQEMVTRNLGPGRFQMMQQTVCDECPNVKLVNEERLLEIEVEVGAPDGHKSRLRGEGEPHMDGEPGDLIFVFSTERHPQYTRKGDDLYTNVTISLQDALTGFTMELVHLDGHKVTVSRDKVTWSGARVRKKGEGMPNFENNNLHGNLYITFDIDFPKQDFTDDEKEGIQNY, from the exons ATGCAAAGTAACACTGCTTATATATGTTTAATTTATCTAACGTCTGCGTTAGTACTGACGTTGGCCGGTCGGGACTTTTATCAAATCCTTGGTGTATCTCGGTCTGCAACCACGAATGAAATCAAAAAAGCTTACAGAAAATTAGCAAAAGCTCTGCATCCAGACAAAAATCAAGATGATCCCGACGCTTCACAAAAGTTCCAAGATCTCGGTGCAGCGTACGAGGCTCTTTCGGACCCTGAAAAGCGTGAGCTATATGACCGTTGCGGTGAGGATTGCCTGAAGAAAGATGGCATGATGAATAACAATGATCCTTTTGCCAGTTTCTTTGGAGATTTTGGTTTCCACTTTGGTGGTGAGCCACAACAACACGAAACACCACGAGGGGCGGATATCGTCATGGATATCACTGTCACCCTGGAAGAACTATATAATGGAAATTTCATTGAG ATAACCAGAAATAAGCCTGTCATAAAACCAGCGTCAGGGACACGTAAATGTAACTGCAGACAGGAGATGGTCACCAGGAATCTTGGTCCTGGCCGCTTCCAGATGATGCAACAAACTGTATGTGATGAATGTCCTAATGTGAAATTGGTGAATGAAGAGAGGCTACTAGAGATAGAG GTAGAAGTAGGTGCACCAGATGGTCATAAGTCCAGGTTACGAGGTGAGGGTGAACCACACATGGACGGAGAGCCTGGTGATCTCATATTTGTGTTCTCAACAGAGAGGCACCCACAGTACACGCGCAAGGGAGATGATCTCTACACCAATGTCACTATAAGTCTACAG GATGCACTTACTGGTTTTACAATGGAATTGGTTCACTTGGATGGTCACAAAGTGACAGTATCCCGTGATAAAGTAACGTGGTCAGGAGCCCGTGTCCGCAAGAAGGGTGAAGGCATGCCTAATTTCGAAAACAACAACCTTCATGGAAATCTCTACATCACCTTTGACATTGACTTCCCAAAACAAGACTTCACAGATGATGAAAAAGAAGGTATTCAAAATTATTGA